In a genomic window of Scyliorhinus torazame isolate Kashiwa2021f chromosome 5, sScyTor2.1, whole genome shotgun sequence:
- the LOC140418985 gene encoding uncharacterized protein → MEGKSIVQSGEKPYMICVCGRGFSQSSGLTSHKCSRTEEKPWKCGDCGKGFTSPSQLETHQRSHTGERPFTCTTCGKGFTRLSGLQAHQQVHTDERLFRCSYCGTGFRNSSHLTAHHRIHTGEKPFVCAKCGKVFTQSFNLQKHQRIHCGERPFACAQCGKVFTQASALQKHQRIHTGERPFTCSECGKGFTQSSLLLRHQLVHTDERPFQCPDCGKCFKSSWDLMSHQHVHTDEKPFRCSHCGTGFRRSSQLTLHQRIHTGERLFTCAKCGKGFTQSSTLSTHQLIHTGERPFTCSECGKGFTQSSHLRIHQRFHTGERPFQCADCGKCYKSSWDLKCHQRVHTNERPFRCSQCGTGFRRSSHLTAHQRIHTGERPFACSKCGKGFTNSSTLQKHQRVHTGERPFICANCGKGFTRLFNLQTHQRIHTGERPFTCSECGKEFTQLSNLQQHQRGHK, encoded by the coding sequence atggaaggaaaaagcatcgttcagagtggggagaaaccgtacatgatttgtgtgtgtggacgaggattcagtcagtcatcaggcctcacaagccacaaatgcagtcgcactgaggagaaaccgtggaaatgtggggactgtgggaaaggattcacttccccatcccagctggaaactcatcaacgcagccacactggggagagaccattcacctgcaccacgtgtgggaagggattcactcggttatccggcctgcaggcacaccagcaagttcacactgacgagagactgttcaggtgctcttactgcgggactgggttcagaaactcatctcacctcactgcacatcaccgaattcacactggggagaagccatttgtcTGTGCCAAGTGTGGCAAGgtattcactcagtcattcaacctgcagaagcaccagcgaattcactgtggggagaggccatttgcctgcgcTCAGTGTGGGAAGGTATTCACTCAGGCATCCgctctgcagaagcaccagcgaattcacactggggagagaccattcacctgctcagagtgtgggaaaggattcactcagtcatccctcctgctgagacaccagctagttcacactgatgagagacctttccaatgtccagactgcgggaagtgctttaaaagttcttgggatctgatgagccatcaacatgttcacactgacgagaaaccgttcaggtgctctcactgcgggactgggttcagacgatcatctcagctcactttacatcagcgaattcacactggggagagactattcacctgcgccaagtgtgggaagggattcactcagtcatctactctgtccacacaccagctaattcacactggggagagaccattcacctgctccgagtgtgggaagggattcactcagtcatcccacctgcggattcaccagcgatttcacactggagagagaccgttccaatgtgcagactgcgggaagtgctataaaagttcttggGATCTGaagtgccatcaacgtgttcacaccaacgagagaccgttcaggtgctctcagtgtgggactgggttcagacgatcatcacacctcactgcacatcagcgaattcacactggggagaggccatttgcctgctccaagtgtgggaagggattcacaaacTCATCCACTCTGcaaaagcaccagcgagttcacactggagagagaccgttcatctgcgccaattgtgggaagggattcactcgattattcaacttgcagacacaccagcgaattcacactggggagagaccattcacctgctctgagtgtgggaaggaattcactcagttatccaacctgcagcagcaccaacgaggccacaaataa